The region ggaacgAGATCAAGGTGGGCAGGTTaaggcgctgccacactggttgcggtacgtgcggcaaaTCAGATTTTGAGAATGAATCGAGCAGATTTCGAGCAGAGCCTTAACTTGAAGATAGAATGCTTGCAAGCatagcaaaacaaaccccTGTTTGCGCTGACCACCGAATTTTGCCGGCCCAGAATTGAAACCTGTGATAAACTCCTCAAAATGTTCGACGATGGTTCCGTCGGACCGATTTCCGGTGGTCGAGAATCcggcgatgaggatgatttcTTTAAGCCATCGTCCGCCGGATCAGGTGGCAAGTAAGTTGTATGAATCATCTTGGGGTTTCGTCTTCGTAATTTTCTTTCCTGGTCCTTCCCTCGTAGATCCTCGTTGGCCAAAATATTTGGCCTCACATCCAGCAAAGGGGCAAGTGTTCCGGACCGAAAGAAGCCCGTGACTGCAGAAGCTCCAAAATCGATCCAAGTTTCGGATCGATACGGTCCCTCGAACTTCCGGTACATTCCTTCCTCGGAACCGGAATCGGAGGAGAATGAACAACGGGCCGCCGGAGAGTCAAACAGTAAGCCCCCATTGGAGTGGGTcatcgtgcgagcgagcatcgTGTCTGCCTATAAACTGTGAGTTGGAAGGACATTGGTCACCAGAAGGTTGTGTACAGGGTGTATGGACGATCCTTTCTTTCAGCGTCGACAACGATAACAAGTTCCTAGGCAAAGTAGGCCTGGTATTGCTCAAGTCTTCCACCGCTCATCGCCTACTGCTCTATCGCACCAAATCGGATGTTCTGTGTGCGGCCACGCTAACCCGTGAGACGAAACTGCACCTCAAGCAGGACTATCTCCAGTTCCGTGCCGATGAATCGAACGAGTTTTGGAGCATTCTGTTCGAAAGTGAATCGGACCGCGGAGTGATGCTGCCGCTCATCGAGGGTTGCTGTACGATCGAGCGTGAACCACTAGTAGAAGAACCCGCCTCTGAACCGGAAAAGGAACCGCAAGAATCAGTAGAGGtggtcaacaacaacagcagcaacagcaacagtcgcAAAATACAGCTCGTTGCCCGGATGGCACGTATGGGCCAAGCGATCCCGCTACCTCCGGAAAAGCAGCGCTTGGCCGGAACCGATGTGCCACCGATTCCTTCGTCACCCCCGGCACGCGCCGGTGGTTCGGATTCATCGGATGATACGTCCGATTCGAAGATTGAAATCATTCCATCCCGTGCCATTCCCATAGCCGCACGCCGTCCCAACGTGACGCACACACTAAGCATGCAGATGGTACCACTTGCGGGAATGATGAGCTCtgccggcggtggcagcgtcgGTGGCCACTCTGCGAGCAATACCGATGTGAATCTGAACCTGATCATGAGCGAAACACGCATGCAAAACACGGAGGTCCGCATGAACTTGACGAAGCTGGAATCGAAACTCGATCGTGTGCTCGATCGTATCGATCTGCTAAGCGTACACGGGGATCGGGGTACGAGCGGTGCACTGGATAAAGATGCGGAGCTCCTACAGCTCGAAGAGAAAGTTCTCGATTTAAAGCGAGAAAACCATTCACTCCGAGCCAAGCTGCATGCCGAACAGAAGGTGGCCGAAGAAAGGCGCTCCCTGCACGCACAGCTCGTAGAGAAGGTCCGTTCTTTgacggaaaatgaagaaacgtTGCGAGAGGAGATTGCTGAGTTGAAGGTGAAGATCGAAGCTGGCAGTACGGACCGGGAAGTGGAGAAAGAAAGGCACCACGAGCTGGAGACAGAGCTATCCACTGTGCGGCAGAGCGTGGAACGTAAGACCAAAGAGTTGGAGCAAACATTGCGTGAGCTGGaggagcaccgaaagaaggaaaatcagCTACAGTTGGAGCTTGTAGAGCAACGCAATCGTTCACTGGAGGCCACAGCCCAGGTCGAGCAGCTGCAACGGGAACTGCAGAGCTGGAAGGATAAGGCCGAGGACGAGAAAGCGCCTCATCCATCGACCGGATCACTCGTGAAGGACATCATGAACAATTGCTATCAGCAGCTGTGCGAACAGATCGCCGATCCACACATCCTTCGGATGATCGCTTCCACGATCAAGCGTGAAACGAAGGCGGTCCTAGAGCgtgaaacgaaataaaaacccCGTTCCCTTTCAGAGTTTGTGCGTTCTTTATTGCTAAGCCGCTAAGTCGTGTCTAAAATACTGTCATTTTGCGCTTATCAttgcgcagctgctgctccttggagATGGTACCTTCCGTGGCCTGTAACCGGGCAATGTCGGCTCGCTTGGCCGCCAGCTGTCGCTGCAAACTATCGCCGGCCGGGGTGCCCGGTTTGTGGCGCGTTAAAGCAATCTTTAACCGCTCGACTTCGGCCTCCACCCGGCGGATTTCCTCCGACAGTTTGAGGCTTGCAATGTTgaggtttttggaggaatgCTCCTTTAGATCGCGGCTACCAAGCGCGAGCGGTGACCGATGCTGTgcggcatcaccaccaccctttgAGCTTTGACCACCTGAGCTGAGCACTTTATCATTGATGAAGCTGAACACATCCTTCCGTTTGGCGGCGGCCTCCTGTTGCCGTGCGTAGTCTCGGGCATCACGCTTCTCCTGCTGCCGGCGTAACTGTACCAACTTCTTCTCGACACTGAACAGATCACGATCaccgttcgcttgctcgcgcaGCTCCATACAGTAGTCCAGGGAGCGTCCCTGGGGCAGTACCTGGGCGCTCACCGGTAGAACGATTCCTTCACCCTCACGGCCCAGTCCCGTTCCGACGACGTAGCCCATCTTTTGCATGATCTTCGAGCCGATCCCGCGCGTATGCTCTTCCCATTCACCCAACCGACGATCCGGCGCAGGTTGAAAGAGACTCTTTTCCACCAACTGGGCTCTCCGgatggcatcagcatcgttgtcgttattctcgtcatcgtcgtcgtcgtcgtcgtcgtcgtcttcttcttcttcgtcttcctcaACATCCTCTAATGTGTCATCGAGTGGCAATAGATCCTCGAACGGTATTCCCTCGACCTCTTGTCGTTTGCCTtcttccagcaccagcttaCAAGTCCGATGCTCGTAGTCCACCGATCGGACCGTACCCTTGCACCAGAGGCGGGTGTGCGCTTGTTTGACCAGGGCCCGGCTACCGGGTCGCTGTAGCTGCTCGAACTTTGGCTCACGGTAATCACGCAGCTCATCCAATCGGACCGTTTCACCGTGCGAATAATGGCACCGATCGTCCGGGAAACGACACTCGCCCTCGAGAAAGTACGCACACGGCACCATCTCTCGGTGGGTCGGATTGGTGAACAGTACTTTGGCCGTGGCCTCGGCCAGCTCGCTCGTATCCAGGCTGCATACCATCGcattatggtacaccctggaGCCCCAAGTATGCACGTGCGGTGCCGAGCACTTACTACCGATCAACCCTTCCAGATCGAGCTCCtctgcttccggttccggttttgttGCCGGTTCATTATTCGATGCTTGTGCCTCATGTTCATCATTCTTCGGTACGGTATCGAGTTGTTTGATTTCGTTCATAAAGAGAGCAAACTCATCATCGATAGTGTCACCGGCTTTCGGTTCGGCCTCTCCTGCCGTGGAATGGTCGAGCGTTTCTTGCGTAAGGTTTAGCAGTTCCGTTAGATCATCTTTTAGCTTCTCTAGTTCCGTTCGTTCACCGGCATTCGTCGTCAGTTGGAGTGCCTGGTTGATTTGTGTGAGCTGCGAAAGAGGAGCACCCGTTCTTAGTTGCCCATCCGGCTGTGATCAAAACAACCCACCGCCGGTAAAATGCTTACCTGCGTTTTGTACTGGTGTATCGATTCGTTTAGTTCTTCCGCCGAGCTCATGGCCAATTTCGTCGCTTGGAACCCAGCAGAGTACAGCACagcagaaaataaaatatttgtttGGCCTTCTTCGGCTGTCAAAGTTTGTTTTCTCGGTTTGCTGACAGTTGCTGCCCGGAAACCCCGGATATGCAGTTGCCTTTCAACCGGAAGTCGCATTTTCTTAGAATGGTCCGAAGAATGCAGGAGAATTGAATACGAAACATCTAGCGCCCATTCGGGGTGGTGAAGCACAGCAACAGGTAAGGTGTCCAACGGCGGTTTAACCCTCCCTGCTACCATCACCCCGGAGAACGATGAGTGCGACGCGTTGTCCGTTTGCCGTTGGCCTCTAGAGAGTACGGCATAGCGGCTGAGAGAACCATTCCGTGCTACCTCCATCATCAGGAGGTAGGATTCCGTATACCTATCGGTCGAGGTGGTCCAGGCCGTTAAAACGATTCCCAAAGGAACGATCCTTCATCGCCAGACCTTAGGGTAACCTTTTCTGGCCAGTTCCAGGACAGTTGGACGTTTCAGCAAGCAAGTAACCCAACAGTTAGGAAAACACCTGAGAGGACAAGTTCGGCTACGATTCGCAGTACTATGACGTACCCCACATCAAGGGGGACCGATTCACCGTTACATCAACAGTAGCCCCCTGCTGTCGCTGCGCCTGGTCATCCAGAAGTTAAGCAAAAACTCAGACAAACAGATTGTTACAGTTTGTTCCGGATGTGCGCTAGGCAAGAATAAGGCGTTGATAATTCGctaataaaacataattcttTATTAATCGTTCCGTTATTAATCGTATTATCGAGTAGCTCAAACAACCGGAATAGGTAACGATTGGACTTTTTATGGCACATTGACAACACGTTGTCGATATCGGTGAGAATAAAGCGGGAGTGGCAAACTGCGGTGGGCGGTTGAAAAGTGTCGCGGCAACCGTTGGTTCATTTGCCGAATCCCCCTTATTTATTTTGCCGCGTTGTTCGGTAACAATACTTCGGTAATTTTGACGAAGTATTGACACCGAAAAAGGGTAACGAGAtgaagcagcgaagaataaaTGCTGTAAgaaaggtaaaagaaaatgtgacgttaggtgctgctggtacaaatCCATCATATTTCCATGATAACACTTACAACACTTGCGGAACAGTAACAGCGAATCGTTGAACGAAACTATTCCAACGGAAATTGTACAAGACGGGTAAGTCGCTGTCTGCTTTGGTTTGTGTTGACTACTCGACACGGTCGTAGCCTACTCGCatcgctgacgatgatgatttcttGTCGTGTTTTGTTGATAATTATCAATAATTATGAATTATAAATGCTGGAAGAAAGGTAAGAAAAAGTTTCATTATCGGATGGTacaaatccatttccatcacacttaccagccacgccgaagaagagaagatagaaactgcccggaagatgttcgttcatcactgaaGACTGTCAAGGATcaactcaacctcgaccgaagcagcgaagaataacataagtaaaacattgggctcccgatgctgtagagagcgacgatgcagcagataagcatcaaacaggtgagtgtcgtaacggggtttggctgatgagtgtaaccgttactgatttttgtaacccaacattaattaaacagtgaaactcttacagggcgtgtgagatcgatgcagctggtcgccatcgccagctgttggggggtctcgcctcggacggacctgaggggcccctcgcctcggacggatcagtccccaccacggtaacatgcgattattgtggcaggacgttacgcaacacacatgggcttaaaattcattgcagccgcatgcataaaaacaaacagatgagtgtcgtaacggggtttgactgatgagtgtaaccgttactgatttttgctcacagcgaaaaataaatcctgaaagtaaggtaaaagaaaatgtgaggttaggtgctgctggtacaattgaccattgcagtcttagcggaatcgcaaacgattccatcacacttaccagccacgccgaagaagagaagatagaaactgcccggaagatgttcgttcatcactgaaaactgtcaatgatcaactcaacctcgaccgaagcagcgaagaataacataagtaaaacattgggctcccgatgctgtagagagcgacgatgcagcagataagcatcaaacaggtgagtgtcgtaacggggtttggctgatgagtgtaaccgttactgatttttgtaacccaacattaattaaacagtgaaactcttacagggcgtgtgagatcgatgcagctggtcgccatcgccagctgttggggggtctcgcctcggacggacctgaggggcccctcgcctcggacggatcagtccccaccacggtaacatgcgattattgtggcaggacgttacgcaacacacatgggcttaaaattcattgcagccgcatgcataaaaacaaacagatgagtgtcgtaacggggtttgactgatgagtgtaaccgttactgatttttgctcacagcgaaaaataaatcctgaaagtaaggtaaaagaaaatgtgaggttaggtgctgctggtacaattgaccattgcagtcttagcggaatcgcaaacgattccatcacacttaccagccacgccgaagaagagaagatagaaactgcccggaagatgttcgttcatcactgaaaactgtcaatgatcaactcaacctcgaccgaagcagcgaagaataacataagtaaaaTAGATGTAAGTAAATAGATGAAAGTAAACAGATGATGAAGAGGTGCAATATGGCATGCGAGGCCAGCCGGTGAG is a window of Anopheles aquasalis chromosome 2, idAnoAquaMG_Q_19, whole genome shotgun sequence DNA encoding:
- the LOC126572677 gene encoding FK506-binding protein 15 produces the protein MFDDGSVGPISGGRESGDEDDFFKPSSAGSGGKSSLAKIFGLTSSKGASVPDRKKPVTAEAPKSIQVSDRYGPSNFRYIPSSEPESEENEQRAAGESNSKPPLEWVIVRASIVSAYKLVDNDNKFLGKVGLVLLKSSTAHRLLLYRTKSDVLCAATLTRETKLHLKQDYLQFRADESNEFWSILFESESDRGVMLPLIEGCCTIEREPLVEEPASEPEKEPQESVEVVNNNSSNSNSRKIQLVARMARMGQAIPLPPEKQRLAGTDVPPIPSSPPARAGGSDSSDDTSDSKIEIIPSRAIPIAARRPNVTHTLSMQMVPLAGMMSSAGGGSVGGHSASNTDVNLNLIMSETRMQNTEVRMNLTKLESKLDRVLDRIDLLSVHGDRGTSGALDKDAELLQLEEKVLDLKRENHSLRAKLHAEQKVAEERRSLHAQLVEKVRSLTENEETLREEIAELKVKIEAGSTDREVEKERHHELETELSTVRQSVERKTKELEQTLRELEEHRKKENQLQLELVEQRNRSLEATAQVEQLQRELQSWKDKAEDEKAPHPSTGSLVKDIMNNCYQQLCEQIADPHILRMIASTIKRETKAVLERETK
- the LOC126572678 gene encoding zinc finger CCCH-type with G patch domain-containing protein, yielding MSSAEELNESIHQYKTQLTQINQALQLTTNAGERTELEKLKDDLTELLNLTQETLDHSTAGEAEPKAGDTIDDEFALFMNEIKQLDTVPKNDEHEAQASNNEPATKPEPEAEELDLEGLIGSKCSAPHVHTWGSRVYHNAMVCSLDTSELAEATAKVLFTNPTHREMVPCAYFLEGECRFPDDRCHYSHGETVRLDELRDYREPKFEQLQRPGSRALVKQAHTRLWCKGTVRSVDYEHRTCKLVLEEGKRQEVEGIPFEDLLPLDDTLEDVEEDEEEEDDDDDDDDDDENNDNDADAIRRAQLVEKSLFQPAPDRRLGEWEEHTRGIGSKIMQKMGYVVGTGLGREGEGIVLPVSAQVLPQGRSLDYCMELREQANGDRDLFSVEKKLVQLRRQQEKRDARDYARQQEAAAKRKDVFSFINDKVLSSGGQSSKGGGDAAQHRSPLALGSRDLKEHSSKNLNIASLKLSEEIRRVEAEVERLKIALTRHKPGTPAGDSLQRQLAAKRADIARLQATEGTISKEQQLRNDKRKMTVF